From the genome of Halorussus caseinilyticus, one region includes:
- a CDS encoding alpha,alpha-trehalose-phosphate synthase (UDP-forming), whose protein sequence is MTGEEPTDHGSAPTEGLVVVSNREPYSHSYDGDEIVVDRPVGGLTAGLDPVMQRAAGTWVAWGDGEADREVVDDEDRVRVPPEDPAYTLKRIWLDDDEIDEYYYGYSNQVLWPLCHSDRGKITYEPRFWERYREVNRRFAEAAVNEVEPGSLIWFQDYHFGLAPKMVRQELGDDAMLAHFWHIPWPTWDDFRVCPQSEQLLEGLLANDLLGFHVGRFCAQFLEGVQACFGDAVVDWDSGVVYHDGSPTLVKPFPMGVDAERIARLAGSDEADRFWRDFCEEQGIADDAVVAVGVDRLDYTKGIPERVRAIEYFLDEHPEYRGEFVYVQKASESRSEIPAYQELQREVSETVERVNDRFGTDDWRPVVSITERLSVRALYGLYRYADLALVSSVRDGMNLVAEEYVAAQLDDAGALVLSDFAGVDETLGDYAYTINPYATEKFADTIYRTITDSPDERRRRMRQMRQLVTAYDLDAWMDDIFETVASLRDESAE, encoded by the coding sequence ATGACGGGGGAGGAACCGACGGACCACGGCTCGGCCCCGACCGAGGGACTGGTCGTCGTCTCGAACCGGGAACCGTACAGCCACTCCTACGACGGCGACGAAATCGTGGTCGACCGACCGGTCGGCGGCCTGACCGCCGGACTCGACCCGGTGATGCAACGCGCGGCCGGAACGTGGGTCGCGTGGGGCGACGGCGAGGCCGACCGCGAAGTCGTGGACGACGAGGACAGGGTTCGGGTGCCTCCCGAGGACCCAGCCTACACACTCAAGCGCATCTGGCTCGACGACGACGAGATAGACGAGTACTACTACGGCTACAGCAATCAGGTCCTGTGGCCGCTCTGCCACAGCGACCGGGGGAAGATTACCTACGAACCGCGCTTTTGGGAGCGCTACCGCGAGGTCAACCGGCGGTTCGCCGAGGCCGCCGTCAACGAGGTCGAACCGGGGTCGCTGATTTGGTTTCAGGATTACCACTTCGGACTCGCGCCGAAGATGGTTCGCCAAGAACTCGGCGACGACGCGATGCTGGCGCACTTCTGGCACATCCCGTGGCCGACGTGGGACGACTTCCGGGTCTGTCCCCAGAGCGAGCAGTTGCTGGAGGGCCTGCTGGCGAACGACCTGCTGGGCTTCCACGTCGGGCGGTTCTGCGCGCAGTTCCTCGAAGGCGTCCAAGCCTGCTTCGGCGACGCGGTGGTGGACTGGGACTCGGGCGTGGTCTACCACGACGGGTCGCCGACGCTCGTCAAACCGTTTCCGATGGGCGTGGACGCCGAGCGCATCGCGCGACTCGCCGGGAGCGACGAGGCCGACCGGTTCTGGCGGGACTTCTGTGAGGAGCAGGGCATCGCCGACGACGCCGTCGTCGCGGTCGGTGTGGACCGCCTCGACTACACGAAGGGAATTCCCGAGCGCGTTCGGGCCATCGAGTACTTCCTCGACGAGCATCCCGAGTACCGCGGGGAGTTCGTCTACGTCCAGAAGGCCAGCGAGAGTCGGAGCGAGATTCCGGCGTATCAGGAACTCCAGCGAGAAGTTTCCGAGACCGTCGAGCGCGTCAACGACCGCTTCGGAACCGACGATTGGCGACCCGTGGTCTCCATCACGGAGAGACTCTCGGTGCGGGCGCTGTACGGTCTCTATCGGTACGCGGACCTCGCACTGGTCAGTTCCGTCCGGGACGGAATGAACCTCGTCGCCGAGGAGTACGTCGCGGCGCAGTTGGACGACGCGGGCGCGCTAGTTCTCTCGGACTTCGCCGGGGTGGACGAGACGCTGGGCGACTACGCCTACACTATCAACCCCTACGCGACCGAGAAGTTTGCCGACACTATCTACCGCACCATCACTGACTCGCCCGACGAGCGCCGCAGGCGGATGCGCCAGATGCGCCAACTCGTGACCGCCTACGACTTGGACGCGTGGATGGACGACATCTTCGAGACCGTGGCCAGTCTTCGGGACGAGAGCGCCGAGTGA
- a CDS encoding YbaK/EbsC family protein, producing the protein MHERAEEFADRARREYGFEVAVEEFPEGTKTAADAAEAVGCDVAQIASSIAMRADDRLVVVVTSGANRVSEAKLAGLLELAEEDVEMADAGEIKAALGWSIGGVPPFCHDADVPVYLDRTLTEFETVWAAAGTPEAVFPIAPEKLRELSGAEVADVAE; encoded by the coding sequence ATGCACGAGCGAGCCGAGGAGTTCGCCGACCGCGCGCGCCGCGAGTACGGTTTCGAGGTCGCCGTCGAGGAGTTCCCCGAGGGGACGAAGACCGCCGCGGACGCCGCCGAAGCCGTCGGTTGCGACGTGGCACAGATTGCGAGCAGTATCGCTATGCGGGCCGACGACCGCCTCGTCGTGGTCGTGACCAGCGGTGCGAACCGCGTCAGCGAAGCGAAACTCGCGGGGCTACTCGAACTCGCCGAGGAGGACGTGGAGATGGCCGACGCGGGCGAAATCAAGGCCGCGCTCGGGTGGTCCATCGGCGGAGTGCCGCCCTTCTGCCACGACGCCGACGTGCCGGTGTATCTGGACCGGACGCTGACCGAGTTCGAGACGGTGTGGGCCGCCGCGGGCACTCCGGAGGCGGTCTTCCCCATCGCGCCGGAGAAACTTCGGGAACTGTCGGGAGCTGAAGTCGCGGACGTGGCGGAGTGA
- a CDS encoding sugar phosphate isomerase/epimerase family protein codes for MDATTGFVTQLGMNHETAFDAAAECDFDYVELLMDGDYERREFDPAAVREAAADRDLDLMVHLPFALDVGSTYEHVREGAIRELVAAVETATEMGAEKGVAHADSKAWRPAWDDRDLRETVLESVREVQARTPDGFEVCFENIPRGVFSTRNFPDLFETTDAAMTLDTGHARVDGLNSVEMSSFVGKHADRISHFHLNDTRKPQDEHLPFGSGTLDFRRILGALPDDWSGTLSLEVFTLDYGYIGVSKEYLDDVLANVD; via the coding sequence ATGGACGCCACTACTGGGTTCGTCACCCAACTCGGGATGAACCACGAGACGGCCTTCGACGCCGCCGCGGAGTGCGACTTCGACTACGTGGAACTGCTGATGGACGGCGACTACGAGCGTCGGGAGTTCGACCCCGCGGCCGTCCGCGAAGCGGCCGCCGACCGGGACCTCGACCTGATGGTTCACCTCCCGTTCGCGCTCGACGTGGGGTCTACCTACGAACACGTCCGCGAGGGCGCGATTCGGGAACTCGTCGCGGCGGTGGAGACGGCGACCGAGATGGGGGCCGAGAAAGGGGTCGCCCACGCCGACTCGAAGGCGTGGCGACCGGCGTGGGACGACCGGGACCTCCGCGAGACTGTCCTCGAATCGGTCCGCGAGGTGCAAGCGAGGACGCCCGACGGCTTCGAGGTGTGCTTCGAGAACATCCCGCGCGGCGTCTTCTCGACGCGGAACTTCCCCGACCTGTTCGAGACCACCGACGCCGCGATGACCCTCGACACGGGCCACGCCCGCGTGGACGGTCTCAACTCCGTGGAGATGTCGAGCTTCGTCGGCAAGCACGCCGACCGAATCTCGCACTTCCACCTCAACGACACCCGCAAGCCACAGGACGAACACCTGCCGTTCGGGTCGGGGACGCTCGACTTCCGGCGAATTCTGGGCGCGCTACCCGACGACTGGTCGGGGACGCTCTCGCTGGAGGTGTTCACACTGGATTACGGCTACATCGGCGTGAGCAAGGAGTATCTGGACGACGTGCTGGCGAACGTGGACTGA
- a CDS encoding cupredoxin domain-containing protein, translating to MGDATTAESGDSTPDGSGARPARGSERATGDGKNTDGSAAGGMTRRGFVRSAGATAAAGTVAAVGADEAAAQTQTYRFGGEVAAWRGREPSAISGQSNPTIELRAGNEYEFWFENIDGAPHNITIQDADSNAIAQSELVSSQGATASVTFTATPQMTQYICTIHPTTMVADLEVTGEVEGGGGLGVPFGALVLVAGLALAFVSPILFALFLFSRRGGSGGETTAG from the coding sequence ATGGGGGACGCGACAACCGCCGAGAGCGGGGATTCGACGCCCGACGGGAGCGGGGCACGACCGGCGAGAGGGAGCGAACGAGCGACCGGCGACGGTAAAAACACCGACGGAAGCGCGGCCGGAGGTATGACGCGCCGGGGGTTCGTCCGGTCGGCGGGTGCGACCGCCGCGGCGGGAACGGTCGCCGCAGTCGGTGCGGATGAGGCGGCGGCCCAGACCCAGACCTACCGCTTCGGCGGCGAAGTGGCGGCGTGGCGGGGCCGGGAACCGTCGGCCATCTCGGGGCAGTCGAACCCGACCATCGAGTTGCGGGCAGGCAACGAGTACGAATTCTGGTTCGAGAACATCGACGGCGCGCCCCACAACATCACGATACAGGACGCCGACAGCAACGCCATCGCCCAGAGCGAACTCGTCTCCAGTCAGGGCGCGACCGCCTCGGTGACGTTCACCGCGACCCCGCAGATGACCCAGTACATCTGTACGATTCACCCGACGACGATGGTCGCGGACCTCGAAGTCACCGGCGAAGTCGAGGGCGGCGGCGGTCTCGGCGTCCCGTTCGGGGCGCTCGTCCTCGTCGCCGGACTCGCGCTCGCGTTCGTCTCGCCGATTCTGTTCGCGCTGTTTCTCTTCTCGCGGCGGGGCGGGAGCGGCGGAGAAACGACCGCCGGATAA
- a CDS encoding COG1361 S-layer family protein: MRLTALAFVVATVVAAGATPAVPALAQDEGTVVGRPNLELSATENRFGPGERAIFEVFVSNNGDIDRGGPSELEERVTTARNVRLEIQDDRLPPALAEGLQVETSEIFAGSVPEGASGPFAFNVEISESVAPGTYEIPVEVTYDYTNFVRYGPNQAPEYGDSQRTQTAYFTVVVEDRPQFDIRTQNLTRVPAGDTATYRINVTNSGTSPATDARVQLSVANTSIFFGGPDNPQQRTSVFFRSVAPGETKTFTVTVGADRNTAPGTYLADAFVSYTNANGVQERSKPLTFGVSVGGEQTFAVRDVHSTLRVGDTGVVSGRLVNTGTSNVTEAVVVTTGENQNLQARETEYVVGDLASGESANFSFRVDTANGTEPGPRRTTVRVQYRNADGDQRTSEPIDIQVAVASEQTFEVGATATGLIAGDRGTVSGVVTNTAETNVSDAVVVLQTEGSGLRPLEREYALGDLASGESATFDFEVAVPNESNPGVRPVSFRVRYRNPENEILYSDSFDVAVSVAGERTFAVRNVAADLQVGDSGTVSGSVVNTADVPVSNAVVVFGGTPNLVPREREVAVGDLEPGEAARFEFTVDVPNTSDPGPRQVSLLVRYRNRNGDLQVSDGLDAQVEVGDEQTFGVENVDSTLRVGETGDVTGQVVNTGERPVSNAVVVMQTNNPNLDARETEYALGRLAPGESAPFEFTVDVNGDAEPGPRQVSFRVRYRNQNDDLRLSDTMDARVEVAEERDEFRVEAVNATVPSGSSEVVEFRVTNTANQTLRDVEAKLFASDPLSSDNDEAFVARLDAGESATMEFRVAAAGGAIPKVYPVSVDFTYENERGDTVLSDTYRVPVEVSERQRRGLPLPTGAVSPVLVALGALLVAVTVLVWWKHDAIARLLP, from the coding sequence ATGAGACTCACCGCACTCGCGTTCGTCGTGGCGACGGTCGTCGCGGCGGGCGCGACTCCCGCGGTCCCTGCGCTCGCCCAAGACGAAGGAACGGTCGTCGGCCGACCCAATCTGGAACTCTCGGCGACCGAAAACCGATTCGGGCCGGGCGAGCGGGCGATATTCGAGGTGTTCGTCTCGAACAACGGCGACATCGACCGCGGCGGTCCCTCGGAACTCGAAGAGCGGGTCACGACCGCCCGGAACGTCAGACTCGAAATTCAAGACGACCGCCTGCCCCCGGCACTCGCGGAGGGGTTGCAGGTCGAGACCAGCGAGATATTCGCCGGGTCGGTCCCCGAGGGTGCCTCCGGGCCGTTCGCGTTCAACGTCGAAATCTCGGAGTCGGTCGCTCCGGGGACTTACGAGATTCCGGTCGAAGTCACCTACGACTACACCAACTTCGTGCGCTACGGCCCGAATCAGGCCCCCGAGTACGGCGACAGTCAGCGAACCCAGACCGCCTACTTCACCGTCGTCGTCGAGGACCGCCCGCAGTTCGACATCCGGACGCAGAACCTCACGCGCGTCCCTGCCGGTGACACCGCGACCTACCGAATCAACGTCACCAACTCCGGAACGTCGCCCGCGACCGACGCGCGCGTCCAGTTGTCGGTCGCCAACACCTCAATCTTCTTCGGCGGACCGGACAACCCCCAACAGCGGACCAGCGTCTTCTTCCGGAGTGTCGCGCCCGGCGAGACCAAGACGTTCACCGTCACGGTCGGCGCGGACCGCAACACTGCGCCGGGGACGTACCTCGCCGACGCGTTCGTCTCGTACACGAACGCCAACGGCGTCCAAGAGCGTTCGAAGCCCCTGACGTTCGGCGTGTCGGTCGGCGGCGAACAGACGTTCGCGGTCAGAGACGTTCACAGCACTCTCAGGGTCGGCGACACCGGAGTCGTCAGCGGGCGACTGGTCAACACCGGCACGAGCAACGTCACGGAGGCAGTCGTCGTGACGACCGGTGAGAATCAGAACTTGCAGGCCCGCGAGACCGAGTACGTGGTCGGGGACCTCGCGTCCGGCGAGTCGGCCAACTTCTCGTTCCGGGTGGACACCGCGAACGGGACCGAACCCGGACCTCGCCGGACCACCGTCCGGGTCCAGTACCGGAACGCCGACGGCGACCAGCGAACCAGCGAACCGATAGACATCCAAGTCGCCGTCGCCAGCGAACAGACCTTCGAGGTGGGTGCGACCGCCACCGGTCTGATAGCCGGGGACCGCGGGACGGTTTCCGGCGTCGTGACCAACACCGCGGAGACCAACGTCTCGGACGCCGTGGTCGTCCTCCAGACGGAGGGGTCGGGTCTCCGACCCTTGGAGCGCGAGTACGCGCTCGGGGACCTCGCGTCCGGCGAGTCGGCCACCTTCGACTTCGAGGTGGCCGTGCCCAACGAGTCGAATCCGGGCGTCCGACCGGTGTCGTTCCGGGTCCGGTACCGCAACCCTGAGAACGAGATTCTGTACTCCGACTCGTTCGACGTGGCGGTGTCGGTGGCGGGCGAGCGAACGTTCGCCGTCCGGAACGTGGCCGCCGACTTGCAGGTGGGCGACTCGGGCACGGTGTCGGGGTCGGTCGTCAACACGGCCGACGTTCCGGTCTCGAACGCCGTGGTCGTCTTCGGCGGGACCCCGAACCTCGTCCCGCGGGAACGGGAGGTGGCGGTCGGGGACCTCGAACCGGGCGAAGCGGCCCGGTTCGAGTTCACCGTGGACGTGCCCAACACCTCCGACCCCGGCCCTCGGCAGGTGTCGCTTCTCGTGCGCTATCGCAACCGGAACGGCGACTTGCAGGTCAGCGACGGGTTGGACGCGCAGGTCGAAGTCGGCGACGAACAGACGTTCGGGGTCGAGAACGTCGATAGCACGCTCCGGGTCGGCGAGACCGGCGACGTGACGGGGCAGGTAGTCAACACGGGCGAGCGTCCCGTCTCGAACGCGGTGGTGGTGATGCAGACGAACAACCCGAACCTCGACGCCCGCGAAACCGAGTACGCGCTGGGTCGCCTCGCGCCCGGCGAGTCGGCCCCCTTCGAGTTCACCGTGGACGTGAACGGCGACGCCGAACCGGGTCCCCGGCAGGTGTCGTTCCGCGTGCGCTACCGCAACCAGAACGACGACCTGCGACTGAGCGACACGATGGATGCCCGCGTCGAGGTGGCCGAGGAGCGAGACGAATTCCGGGTCGAAGCGGTCAACGCGACGGTCCCCTCCGGGTCGTCGGAGGTAGTCGAGTTCCGGGTCACGAACACTGCGAACCAGACGCTCCGGGACGTGGAGGCCAAACTGTTCGCCAGCGACCCCCTGTCGAGCGACAACGACGAGGCGTTCGTCGCGCGACTCGACGCGGGCGAGTCCGCGACGATGGAGTTTCGGGTCGCCGCCGCGGGCGGCGCGATTCCGAAGGTCTACCCGGTCTCGGTCGATTTCACCTACGAGAACGAACGGGGCGACACCGTTCTCTCGGACACCTACCGGGTCCCGGTCGAGGTGAGCGAGCGCCAGCGCCGGGGTCTGCCGCTTCCGACCGGCGCGGTGTCGCCCGTGCTGGTCGCCCTCGGCGCGTTGCTGGTGGCCGTCACCGTCCTCGTCTGGTGGAAACACGACGCCATCGCCCGACTCCTCCCCTGA
- a CDS encoding efflux RND transporter permease subunit, protein MALDYQRVIDWLDDRIVNRPGRIVAVFLVVTAVFAVGATQVSTESGTESFAEDVPEQDALDAVNSEFEPPFGPGTTSTQLIHTGENVLSKQGLTRMLTLQYRLERREDLRIVGTTGPAGIVARTLDPDAATAEEQLRAVERASPNRIDIAVRAAARDNPAFRNLLSKDFNPESARATSSVTVVEHAIPELAPDEQAAGSNPLTPIQREMQSVSASVGGDIRVFGSGIIDAEFGTVIGDTLLIVVPAAAVLIVLFLVVAYRDLADLLLGVVALVMAIVWTFGFMGLVGIPFNQILIAVPPLLLAVGIDFGIHAVNRYREERVQGYGVADSMRTATDQLLVAFFIVTTTSVIGFASNLTSQLLPIRDFGVVASVGIVFTALIFGVFLPAAKVLLDYARQRYPVPTFSQTPLGSEDSSLGRVLTGGVGIARRAPLVFLLLTAAFTAGATGYATGVDTSFSQEQFLPPEETPDYLRALPEPFRPNEYTVTRDINFLEDNFETGEDEQVIIYVEGPMERDIALESIHRAGADPPDTFVVEDRRASEQSIVTVVRSLAATDPEFARLVARNDRDANGVPDRNLDVIYDALFDSEYAALAGQYLTDERRSARVVYSVEADADSAEVTADARTVADRYRYEATATGNIVVFQAISDLIFESAIVSLAVALAGTAVFLVLVYGVLTGRPSLGLANLVPIVVTVATVAATMRLVGISLNAFTATVLAITIGLGIDYSVHVVHRFTDEVEEQDDPIVALERTVTGTGGALTGSVLTTVFGIGVLVLAVFPAIGQFGLLTALSVVYSYLASILILPSVLVVWERFSGAGSRADASDAPAASGEAE, encoded by the coding sequence GTGGCACTCGACTATCAGCGCGTCATCGACTGGCTGGACGACCGCATCGTGAACCGGCCGGGCCGAATCGTCGCCGTCTTCCTCGTCGTGACGGCCGTCTTCGCCGTCGGCGCGACACAGGTGTCCACCGAATCGGGCACCGAAAGCTTCGCCGAGGACGTGCCCGAACAGGACGCCCTCGACGCGGTGAACAGCGAGTTCGAACCCCCGTTCGGGCCGGGGACGACTTCGACCCAACTCATCCACACCGGCGAAAACGTCCTCTCGAAACAGGGCCTGACGCGGATGCTGACACTCCAGTACCGCCTCGAACGCCGCGAGGACCTCCGAATCGTCGGGACGACCGGTCCCGCGGGCATCGTCGCGCGCACGCTCGACCCCGACGCGGCCACCGCCGAGGAACAACTCCGGGCGGTCGAACGCGCCTCACCGAACCGAATCGACATCGCGGTCCGGGCCGCCGCCCGCGACAACCCCGCGTTCCGGAACCTCCTGAGCAAGGACTTCAACCCCGAGTCGGCCCGCGCCACGTCGTCCGTCACCGTGGTCGAACACGCGATTCCCGAACTCGCGCCCGACGAGCAAGCCGCCGGGTCGAACCCGCTGACGCCCATCCAGCGCGAGATGCAGTCGGTCTCCGCCTCGGTCGGCGGCGACATCCGGGTGTTCGGGTCCGGAATCATCGACGCCGAGTTCGGGACCGTCATCGGCGACACCCTGCTCATCGTCGTGCCCGCCGCCGCGGTCCTCATCGTCCTCTTCCTCGTCGTGGCCTACCGGGACCTCGCGGACCTCCTGCTCGGCGTCGTCGCGCTCGTGATGGCAATCGTCTGGACGTTCGGCTTCATGGGGCTGGTCGGCATCCCGTTCAACCAGATTCTCATCGCGGTCCCGCCGCTCCTGCTCGCGGTCGGCATCGACTTCGGCATCCACGCGGTCAACCGCTACCGCGAGGAGCGCGTCCAAGGCTACGGGGTCGCCGACTCGATGCGGACCGCGACCGACCAACTGCTCGTCGCGTTCTTCATCGTCACGACCACCTCGGTCATCGGGTTCGCCTCGAACCTCACCAGCCAGTTGCTCCCCATCCGGGACTTCGGCGTCGTCGCCAGCGTCGGCATCGTCTTCACCGCGCTCATCTTCGGCGTGTTCCTCCCGGCCGCGAAGGTCCTGCTGGACTACGCCCGCCAGCGCTATCCCGTCCCGACGTTCAGTCAGACGCCGCTCGGGTCCGAGGACTCCTCGCTCGGGCGCGTCCTGACCGGCGGCGTCGGCATCGCCCGCCGCGCGCCGCTCGTCTTCCTCCTGCTCACCGCCGCGTTCACCGCCGGAGCGACGGGCTACGCGACCGGCGTGGACACCTCCTTCAGCCAAGAGCAGTTCCTCCCGCCCGAGGAGACGCCCGACTACCTCCGCGCGCTCCCGGAACCGTTCCGGCCCAACGAGTACACCGTCACGCGGGACATCAACTTCCTCGAAGACAACTTCGAGACCGGCGAGGACGAACAGGTCATAATCTACGTCGAAGGGCCGATGGAGCGGGACATCGCGCTCGAATCCATCCACCGGGCGGGCGCAGACCCGCCGGACACCTTCGTCGTGGAGGACCGGCGCGCGAGCGAGCAGAGCATCGTCACCGTCGTCCGGTCGCTCGCGGCGACCGACCCCGAGTTCGCCCGACTCGTCGCCCGCAACGACCGGGACGCCAACGGCGTCCCGGACCGAAATCTCGACGTAATCTACGACGCGCTCTTCGACTCGGAGTACGCCGCGCTCGCGGGTCAGTACCTCACCGACGAGCGCCGGAGCGCCCGCGTGGTCTATTCGGTCGAGGCCGACGCGGACTCGGCGGAAGTCACCGCAGACGCCCGGACTGTCGCCGACCGCTACCGCTACGAGGCCACCGCCACGGGCAACATCGTCGTATTTCAGGCCATCTCGGACCTCATCTTCGAGTCGGCCATCGTCAGCCTCGCCGTCGCGCTCGCGGGCACCGCCGTCTTCCTCGTCCTCGTCTACGGCGTCCTCACCGGCCGACCCTCGCTCGGACTCGCCAATCTCGTCCCCATCGTCGTCACCGTCGCGACAGTCGCGGCCACGATGCGGTTGGTCGGCATCTCGCTCAACGCCTTCACCGCGACGGTGCTGGCCATCACCATCGGTCTCGGCATCGACTACTCCGTCCACGTCGTCCACCGGTTCACCGACGAGGTAGAAGAACAGGACGACCCCATCGTCGCACTCGAACGCACAGTCACCGGGACCGGCGGTGCGCTGACCGGGAGCGTACTCACCACCGTCTTCGGCATCGGCGTTCTCGTGCTGGCGGTGTTCCCGGCCATCGGACAGTTCGGCCTGCTCACTGCGCTGAGCGTCGTCTACTCCTATCTCGCGTCGATTCTGATACTCCCGTCGGTGCTGGTCGTCTGGGAGCGATTCTCCGGCGCGGGGTCGCGCGCCGACGCGTCCGACGCACCCGCCGCTTCCGGGGAAGCGGAGTGA
- a CDS encoding Cdc6/Cdc18 family protein, which translates to MGSFDFVREYSPYTNREALLDDYTPDTLVGRDDELDEYHGALQPAIYGEQPDNIFLYGKAGVGKTAATRFLLNKLEDNAEEYDDLDVRTEIINCDGLNSSYRVASNLVNTMRAPSNHISETGYSRSQVYDLMWEELDDYGGIILIVLDEIDHLKDDSILYQLSRARENENLTEARIGLIGISNDLTFRDSLSPKVRSSLCERAISFSTYDANELRAVLEQRKEVAFKDDVLTDDVVPLCAAFGAQESGDARKALDLLLKAGDLAREENDEEVAEQHVRRGRELLEREQVARGIADLNDHERLVVYALATLEAEGDTPARSREIYTRYKSLADAAGKNSLTARWLREHLDDLAMLGILNVTEINEGSAGGKYREYDLQQDLAVVLDALEETFASMGVHASVKGYL; encoded by the coding sequence ATGGGTTCTTTCGACTTCGTTCGAGAATACTCCCCGTACACCAACCGCGAGGCGTTACTGGACGACTACACGCCCGATACGTTGGTCGGGCGCGACGACGAGTTGGACGAGTACCACGGCGCGCTTCAACCTGCAATCTACGGCGAGCAACCGGACAACATCTTCCTCTACGGGAAAGCGGGAGTCGGTAAGACCGCGGCCACGCGCTTCCTGCTGAACAAACTCGAAGACAACGCCGAGGAGTACGACGACTTGGACGTGCGCACCGAAATCATCAACTGCGACGGTCTCAACTCGTCGTACCGAGTCGCCAGCAACCTCGTCAACACGATGCGCGCGCCCTCGAACCACATCAGCGAGACGGGGTACTCGCGCTCGCAGGTCTACGACCTGATGTGGGAGGAACTCGACGACTACGGCGGCATCATCCTCATCGTGCTGGACGAAATCGACCACCTCAAGGACGACTCCATCCTCTATCAACTCTCCCGCGCCCGCGAGAACGAGAACCTGACCGAGGCCCGCATCGGTCTCATCGGCATCAGCAACGACCTCACCTTCCGTGACTCCCTCTCGCCGAAAGTCCGCTCGTCGCTCTGTGAGCGCGCCATCTCCTTCTCGACCTACGACGCCAACGAACTCCGCGCGGTCCTCGAACAGCGCAAGGAAGTCGCATTCAAAGACGACGTGCTGACCGACGACGTGGTGCCGCTCTGCGCCGCGTTCGGTGCCCAAGAGTCCGGGGACGCCCGAAAAGCCCTCGACCTCCTCCTGAAGGCCGGGGACCTCGCCCGCGAGGAGAACGACGAGGAAGTCGCCGAACAGCACGTCCGCCGAGGGCGGGAACTGCTCGAACGCGAACAGGTCGCCCGCGGTATCGCGGACCTCAACGACCACGAGCGACTGGTCGTCTACGCCCTCGCCACGCTGGAGGCCGAGGGCGACACGCCCGCCCGCTCGCGGGAAATCTACACCCGCTACAAGTCGCTGGCCGACGCCGCCGGGAAGAACTCGCTCACGGCACGATGGCTCCGCGAGCATCTGGACGACCTCGCCATGCTCGGCATCCTCAACGTCACCGAAATCAACGAGGGGTCGGCGGGCGGCAAGTACCGGGAGTACGACCTCCAGCAGGACCTCGCGGTCGTACTCGACGCCCTTGAAGAGACGTTCGCGTCGATGGGCGTCCACGCGAGCGTGAAGGGCTACCTGTAG